The following proteins are encoded in a genomic region of Methylobacterium tardum:
- a CDS encoding glucan biosynthesis protein, protein MTFETLSDQAARLASAPYAAPPEDLPAALAGLDYDRYRAIRFRPDEGLRLGNNFSAQFFHRGFLQRKRVDLYLQPRRGPAHRIPYESRLFDLGPTLAGQTFAPDLGFAGFRLHYAFPDTPSWRPKGFQEEFLVFLGASYFRLRAANQEYGLSARGLAIGTGAPEGEEFPDFIAHWICEPEPEARSLTVMSLLDSPSVAGAYRFEITPGDPARIAVTAALHPRRTLAKLGVAPLTSMFLHGQNGPGARGATPFDDFRPQVHDSDGLCVAAGSDPARVDRLWRPLVNGRSQPQISAFAAKPLAGFGLLQRERRFEAYLDVEARQEARPGLWVAPDHAGCAFAEGAVQLYEIPSGEEYADNIVAAFVPAAPAQPGTPVRLAYGLTTVGAEPVAAIPETALARVTSTRFGSAERLRPTNPPSPQRRLCVIDFEGPGLPKGTDDDITAEVSASAGTMHEPVANFVPQTGGWRIYVEWRPPDPMPTSDVVLRARLARGTTPLSETWDAAV, encoded by the coding sequence ATGACGTTCGAAACGCTGTCGGATCAGGCGGCGCGCTTGGCCTCCGCCCCCTACGCCGCACCGCCCGAGGACCTGCCGGCGGCGCTCGCAGGCCTGGATTACGACCGCTACCGGGCCATCAGGTTCCGGCCGGACGAGGGCCTGCGCCTCGGCAACAACTTCAGCGCGCAGTTCTTCCACCGCGGCTTCCTGCAGCGCAAGCGCGTAGACCTCTATCTCCAGCCGCGGCGCGGGCCGGCGCACCGGATCCCCTACGAGAGCCGCCTGTTCGACCTCGGCCCGACGCTGGCCGGGCAGACCTTCGCGCCGGATCTCGGCTTCGCGGGCTTCCGCCTGCACTACGCGTTCCCGGACACGCCCTCGTGGCGCCCCAAGGGCTTCCAGGAGGAATTCCTTGTCTTCCTCGGCGCCTCCTATTTCCGGCTACGGGCGGCGAACCAGGAATACGGCCTCTCCGCCCGCGGGCTCGCGATCGGCACGGGTGCCCCGGAGGGCGAGGAATTCCCGGACTTCATCGCCCACTGGATCTGCGAGCCGGAGCCCGAGGCCCGCAGCCTGACGGTGATGTCGCTCCTCGACAGCCCGAGCGTGGCCGGCGCCTACCGGTTCGAGATCACACCCGGTGACCCAGCCCGGATCGCCGTCACCGCGGCGCTCCATCCGCGTCGGACGCTCGCGAAGCTCGGCGTGGCGCCGCTCACCAGCATGTTCCTGCACGGCCAGAACGGACCCGGCGCCCGGGGCGCGACGCCGTTCGACGACTTCCGGCCGCAGGTGCACGATTCCGACGGGCTGTGCGTCGCAGCCGGGAGCGATCCAGCGCGGGTCGATCGCCTCTGGCGGCCACTGGTCAACGGTCGCAGCCAGCCGCAGATCTCCGCCTTCGCGGCCAAGCCGCTGGCGGGTTTCGGGCTGCTGCAGCGCGAGCGACGGTTTGAGGCCTATCTCGACGTGGAGGCGCGCCAGGAGGCACGGCCCGGCCTGTGGGTCGCGCCCGATCACGCGGGCTGCGCTTTCGCAGAGGGCGCGGTGCAGCTCTACGAGATCCCTTCCGGCGAGGAATACGCCGACAACATCGTCGCGGCCTTCGTGCCGGCGGCTCCGGCGCAGCCCGGCACCCCGGTGCGGCTCGCCTACGGCCTGACCACGGTCGGAGCGGAGCCCGTGGCGGCCATCCCCGAGACCGCCCTCGCCAGGGTCACCTCCACGCGTTTCGGATCGGCGGAACGCCTGCGCCCGACCAACCCGCCGAGCCCGCAGCGGCGGCTCTGCGTGATCGATTTCGAGGGTCCCGGCCTGCCGAAGGGCACCGACGACGACATCACCGCGGAGGTCTCGGCCAGCGCCGGCACGATGCACGAGCCGGTGGCCAATTTCGTGCCGCAGACGGGCGGATGGCGGATCTACGTCGAGTGGCGCCCGCCGGACCCGATGCCGACGAGCGATGTCGTGTTGCGCGCCCGGCTTGCCCGTGGGACGACGCCCCTCAGCGAGACCTGGGACGCCGCCGTGTGA
- a CDS encoding L,D-transpeptidase has protein sequence MRRFLPALIGLFGAAACAAPALAYEIDPLTRQPLNDALTVRVRPQAVETVAVPVANASLNPADPLSADAAVPQMSAIPRETVAYNGPYGAGTIVVSTAERRLYYVLGGGQALRYGVGVGRPGFTWGGVQTITMKREWPDWRPPATMLKRRPDLPRYMKGGLENPLGARAMYLGGSIYRIHGSNEPETIGTAVSSGCIRMTNEDVMDLYTHAKVGTRVIVQR, from the coding sequence ATGCGTCGTTTTCTCCCCGCCCTGATCGGGCTTTTCGGCGCGGCCGCGTGCGCCGCGCCGGCTCTGGCCTACGAGATCGACCCGCTGACCCGCCAGCCGCTGAACGACGCGCTCACCGTGCGGGTGCGCCCGCAGGCCGTCGAGACCGTCGCGGTGCCGGTGGCCAACGCCTCGCTCAACCCCGCCGACCCGCTGAGCGCCGACGCCGCGGTGCCGCAGATGTCGGCGATCCCGCGGGAGACCGTGGCGTATAACGGCCCCTACGGCGCCGGCACGATCGTCGTGTCGACGGCCGAGCGGCGGCTCTACTACGTGCTGGGGGGCGGTCAGGCCCTCCGTTACGGCGTCGGCGTCGGCCGTCCGGGCTTCACCTGGGGCGGCGTGCAGACCATCACGATGAAGCGCGAGTGGCCGGATTGGCGCCCGCCGGCGACCATGCTGAAGCGCCGGCCCGACCTGCCGCGCTACATGAAGGGCGGTCTCGAGAACCCGCTCGGCGCCCGCGCCATGTATCTCGGCGGCTCGATCTACCGGATCCACGGCTCCAACGAGCCGGAGACGATCGGCACCGCCGTCTCCTCGGGCTGCATCCGCATGACCAACGAGGACGTGATGGACCTCTACACCCACGCCAAGGTGGGCACGAGAGTCATCGTCCAGCGCTGA
- a CDS encoding cupin domain-containing protein — MAFACTIPATPTIQQDDATVRITRWDFPPGGVTGWHEHGWPYFVVMLVDGILRVHDGAAVSETALAAGQSYMRPAGIRHDVMNGSDHPIAFIEIEVKRPDALVTLPAA, encoded by the coding sequence ATGGCCTTCGCCTGCACCATCCCGGCTACGCCCACGATTCAGCAAGACGACGCCACCGTGCGCATCACGCGCTGGGACTTCCCGCCCGGCGGCGTGACCGGATGGCACGAGCACGGCTGGCCGTATTTCGTGGTGATGCTGGTGGACGGGATTTTGCGCGTCCATGACGGTGCGGCGGTCAGTGAGACGGCGCTCGCGGCCGGGCAATCCTACATGCGTCCCGCGGGCATCCGGCACGACGTGATGAACGGGTCAGACCACCCGATCGCGTTCATCGAGATCGAGGTGAAGCGCCCGGACGCGCTGGTGACCCTGCCGGCGGCCTGA
- a CDS encoding gamma-butyrobetaine hydroxylase-like domain-containing protein yields MTEDLWPTEIRLSADRRSLNVAFEDGARYALPAEYLRVSSPSAEVQGHSPLERKVIGGKRSVAILAVEPVGNYAVKLGFDDMHDTGIYGWGYLHTLGREYESRWQTYLSELAERGLDRDTARQAPVKGGGSGGGCGSGSCGCH; encoded by the coding sequence GTGACCGAGGATCTGTGGCCGACCGAGATCCGCCTGTCGGCCGACCGGCGGAGTCTCAACGTCGCCTTCGAGGACGGGGCGCGCTACGCCCTGCCGGCCGAGTACCTGCGGGTGTCGAGCCCGTCCGCCGAGGTGCAGGGGCACTCGCCGCTGGAGCGCAAGGTGATCGGTGGCAAGCGGTCCGTGGCGATCCTGGCGGTGGAGCCGGTCGGCAACTACGCGGTGAAGCTCGGCTTCGACGACATGCACGACACCGGCATCTACGGCTGGGGCTACCTGCATACGCTCGGCCGCGAGTACGAGAGCCGCTGGCAGACCTATCTCAGCGAACTCGCCGAGCGCGGCCTCGACCGTGACACGGCGCGGCAGGCGCCGGTGAAGGGCGGCGGGAGCGGCGGGGGCTGCGGGTCGGGTTCCTGCGGGTGCCACTGA
- the radA gene encoding DNA repair protein RadA has product MAKIHQTFVCQSCGAVYNRWRGRCEACNGWNTIVEEAPSAPGQSGPAATRPSRSRGRVFPLEGLTGEAKEAPRIPSGIGELDRVTGGGFVRGSVILLGGDPGIGKSTLLMQASAAMAGTGERVAYISGEEAVGQVRLRAERLGLSALPVQLAAETNVEDIAETLSQGRPPALAIIDSIQTMWTETVESAPGTVTQVRSSAQALIRFAKTTGTAVILVGHVTKDGQIAGPRVVEHMVDAVASFEGDQGHHFRILRAVKNRFGPTDEIGVFEMTDAGLSEVPNPSALFLAGRDHQAAGTAVFAGMEGTRPLLVEIQALVAPSSLGMPRRAVVGWDPNRLSMVLAVLEAHGGIRLGSHDVYLNVAGGLRITEPAADLAVAAALVSSLSGAVLPPETVYFGEIGLSGAIRPVAQAGSRLKEAQKLGFAKALIPQGRGEGEKALSVETLRHIADLVAGISAGAPRKGSGQRGRQQSRYADEEV; this is encoded by the coding sequence ATGGCCAAGATCCACCAGACCTTCGTCTGCCAGTCCTGCGGGGCGGTCTACAACCGCTGGCGCGGGCGCTGCGAGGCCTGCAACGGCTGGAACACGATTGTCGAGGAGGCGCCCTCGGCTCCCGGCCAGTCCGGGCCGGCCGCAACCCGGCCGTCGCGCAGCCGCGGCCGCGTGTTCCCGCTGGAGGGCCTGACCGGCGAGGCGAAGGAGGCACCGCGCATTCCCTCAGGGATCGGCGAGCTCGACCGGGTCACCGGCGGCGGCTTCGTGCGCGGTTCCGTGATCCTGCTCGGCGGCGATCCGGGGATCGGCAAGTCGACCCTGCTGATGCAGGCCTCGGCGGCCATGGCGGGCACCGGCGAGCGGGTCGCCTACATCTCGGGCGAGGAGGCGGTCGGGCAGGTGCGACTGCGGGCCGAGCGGCTGGGGCTGAGCGCGCTCCCGGTGCAGCTCGCGGCCGAGACCAATGTCGAGGACATCGCCGAGACCCTGAGCCAGGGCCGGCCGCCCGCGCTCGCGATCATCGACTCGATCCAGACCATGTGGACCGAGACGGTGGAATCCGCCCCCGGCACGGTCACGCAGGTCCGCTCCTCGGCCCAGGCGCTGATCCGCTTCGCCAAGACCACCGGCACGGCGGTGATCCTGGTCGGCCACGTCACCAAGGACGGGCAGATCGCCGGCCCCCGGGTTGTGGAGCACATGGTCGACGCGGTCGCCTCCTTCGAGGGCGACCAGGGCCACCATTTCCGCATCCTGCGCGCGGTGAAGAACCGCTTCGGGCCCACCGACGAGATCGGCGTGTTCGAGATGACCGATGCGGGCCTCAGCGAGGTGCCGAACCCGTCGGCCCTTTTCCTGGCGGGCCGAGACCATCAGGCGGCGGGCACGGCGGTCTTCGCCGGGATGGAGGGCACGCGGCCCCTGCTGGTCGAGATCCAGGCGCTCGTCGCCCCCTCCTCCCTCGGCATGCCGCGCCGCGCCGTGGTCGGCTGGGACCCGAACCGGCTGTCGATGGTGCTGGCCGTGCTGGAGGCCCATGGCGGCATCCGGCTCGGCAGCCACGACGTTTATCTGAATGTCGCCGGAGGCCTGCGCATCACCGAGCCCGCGGCGGATCTGGCGGTGGCGGCCGCCCTGGTCTCGTCTCTGTCGGGCGCGGTGCTGCCGCCCGAGACGGTGTATTTCGGCGAGATCGGACTCTCCGGCGCGATCCGGCCGGTCGCACAGGCCGGATCGCGGCTGAAGGAAGCCCAGAAGCTCGGCTTCGCCAAGGCGCTGATCCCGCAGGGTCGCGGCGAGGGAGAGAAGGCGCTGTCGGTGGAGACGCTGCGCCACATCGCCGACCTGGTGGCGGGGATCAGCGCGGGCGCGCCGCGGAAGGGCTCCGGGCAGCGCGGACGGCAACAATCGCGTTACGCCGACGAAGAGGTGTGA
- the alr gene encoding alanine racemase produces the protein MTQSTTGIGAHGARLTIDLGAIAANWRTLAARGGGVACAAVVKADAYGCGIARVGPALWAAGCRTFFVAHLSEGVAARAALPDAAIYVLNGLAPGAAAAFAAHGLRPVLGSIEELSDWAAFSAGRVPAALHVDTGMNRLGLSVPEALDLAGDPRIAASCIDLILSHFVSAEKPQDPVNARQIADFARVRAAYPALPASLANSSGIFLKGAQHDLLRPGYALFGGNPTPGTANPMRPVVRLEAMIAQVRDVEAGATAGYNGRWAAAAPSRLATLSLGYADGFPRAISGRGQALVGGVPCPILGLVSMDLIILDVTAAPAAERGATAVLIGDTLDIDAVGRAAGTIGYEILTGLGSRYVRSYVESC, from the coding sequence GTGACGCAATCCACAACCGGCATCGGTGCCCACGGGGCCCGGCTGACGATCGACCTTGGGGCGATCGCGGCAAACTGGCGAACCCTCGCCGCACGCGGCGGCGGTGTTGCCTGCGCCGCCGTGGTGAAGGCTGATGCCTATGGCTGCGGCATCGCCAGGGTCGGGCCGGCTCTCTGGGCGGCCGGCTGCCGGACCTTCTTCGTCGCCCACCTGTCCGAGGGCGTCGCAGCCCGCGCCGCCCTGCCGGACGCCGCGATCTACGTCCTGAACGGCCTGGCCCCGGGCGCCGCTGCGGCTTTCGCGGCGCACGGACTGCGTCCCGTGCTCGGCAGCATCGAGGAACTCTCGGACTGGGCGGCGTTCTCGGCCGGCCGCGTGCCCGCGGCGCTCCATGTCGACACCGGCATGAACCGGCTGGGCCTGTCGGTGCCGGAGGCGCTGGACCTCGCGGGCGACCCGCGGATCGCGGCGTCTTGCATCGATCTGATCCTCAGCCACTTCGTCAGCGCCGAGAAGCCGCAAGATCCGGTCAATGCCCGGCAGATCGCCGACTTCGCCCGGGTGCGCGCGGCCTATCCGGCCCTGCCCGCCTCGCTGGCGAACTCCTCCGGCATCTTCCTCAAGGGCGCGCAGCATGACCTCCTGCGGCCGGGCTACGCCCTGTTCGGCGGCAACCCGACCCCCGGAACCGCGAACCCGATGCGCCCGGTGGTGCGGCTGGAGGCGATGATCGCGCAGGTGCGCGATGTCGAGGCCGGCGCCACCGCGGGCTATAACGGTCGCTGGGCCGCAGCCGCGCCCAGCCGGCTGGCGACGCTCTCGCTCGGCTACGCCGACGGCTTCCCCCGGGCGATCAGCGGACGCGGACAGGCGCTGGTCGGCGGCGTCCCGTGCCCGATCCTCGGCCTCGTCTCGATGGATCTGATCATCCTCGACGTCACCGCGGCCCCCGCAGCCGAGCGCGGCGCCACAGCCGTGCTGATCGGCGACACTCTCGATATTGACGCGGTCGGCCGCGCCGCCGGGACGATCGGCTACGAGATTCTCACCGGCCTGGGTTCTCGTTATGTTCGATCCTATGTAGAGTCCTGCTGA
- a CDS encoding CvpA family protein: MPFTVLDLVVLGIVAVSALLAAVRGVTREVLAIVAWVAAAAVAWTLYPMLLPTVKQHVNSDTVALVASIAAIFLGTLIIVSIITVKISDVVLDSRIGAVDRSLGFLFGAARGFLICVIGWVFLSWLVQGKVPDWAAQARSRPMLEKSGDALVAQLPENPEGFLKQFKKPKTGAPPNEAADAPAETDPAPQRRTETAPTPTRR, from the coding sequence ATGCCGTTTACCGTCCTGGATCTCGTCGTGCTCGGCATCGTCGCGGTCTCCGCGCTGCTCGCGGCCGTGCGTGGCGTCACCCGCGAGGTGCTGGCGATCGTCGCCTGGGTGGCTGCCGCCGCGGTCGCCTGGACGCTGTACCCAATGCTCCTTCCGACCGTGAAGCAGCACGTGAACAGTGACACCGTCGCGCTGGTCGCCTCGATCGCGGCGATCTTCCTCGGCACGCTGATCATCGTATCGATCATCACGGTGAAGATCTCGGACGTGGTGCTCGACTCGCGCATCGGCGCGGTCGATCGCTCGCTGGGCTTCCTGTTCGGGGCCGCCCGCGGCTTCCTGATCTGCGTGATCGGCTGGGTGTTCCTGTCCTGGCTGGTCCAGGGCAAGGTGCCCGATTGGGCCGCGCAGGCGCGCTCACGCCCGATGCTGGAGAAGTCCGGCGACGCTCTGGTGGCGCAGCTGCCCGAGAATCCGGAAGGCTTCCTCAAGCAGTTCAAGAAGCCGAAGACCGGCGCGCCGCCCAACGAGGCTGCCGACGCGCCGGCCGAGACCGATCCGGCGCCCCAGCGCCGCACCGAGACCGCGCCGACCCCGACGCGACGCTGA
- the purF gene encoding amidophosphoribosyltransferase: MSHAANPSADFDLDGDTLREECGVFGIFGHPEASAIVALGLHALQHRGQEAAGIVSFDGSVFHSERRPGLVGDSFSDGETIARLKGRAAIGHVRYSTTGGTILRNVQPLFAELASGGLAVAHNGNLTNALSIRRDLVRDGAITQSTSDTEVILHLAARSRKPRIIERFIDALQAIQGAYAIVALTNKKLIGARDPLGIRPLVLGELDGRYMLASETCALDIIGARFVRDIENGEIVVISEEGIESIRFADAVPMRPCIFEYIYFARPDSVVNGKSVYAVRKAIGRELAREASVAADIVVPVPDSGVPAALGFSQETGIPFEMGIIRNHYVGRTFIQPTQSVRELGVRMKHSANRAAIEGKSIVLVDDSLVRGTTSVKIVRMMREAGASEVHFRIASPPITYPDFYGIDTPEREKLLAATHDLEGMRKYIGADSLAFLSIPGLYRAMGEEARDATCPQYTDHCFTGEYPTGLTDLSIAGPKRFAMLAEAD; encoded by the coding sequence ATGTCACACGCCGCCAATCCCAGCGCCGATTTCGACCTCGACGGCGACACGCTCCGCGAGGAATGCGGCGTCTTCGGTATCTTCGGACATCCGGAGGCCTCTGCCATCGTGGCCCTCGGGCTGCACGCCCTCCAGCACCGCGGCCAGGAGGCGGCCGGCATCGTCTCCTTCGACGGCTCCGTGTTCCACTCCGAGCGGCGGCCCGGCCTCGTGGGCGATTCCTTCTCGGACGGCGAGACCATCGCCCGGCTGAAGGGCCGCGCCGCCATCGGGCACGTGCGCTACTCGACCACCGGCGGGACGATCCTGCGCAACGTCCAGCCGCTCTTCGCCGAACTCGCCAGCGGCGGTCTCGCGGTCGCCCATAACGGCAACCTGACCAACGCCCTGTCGATCCGCCGCGACCTCGTGCGCGACGGCGCGATCACTCAGTCGACCTCCGACACCGAGGTGATCCTGCACCTCGCGGCCCGCTCGCGGAAGCCGCGGATCATCGAGCGCTTCATCGACGCCCTCCAGGCGATCCAGGGCGCCTACGCGATCGTGGCGCTCACCAATAAGAAGCTGATCGGCGCCCGCGACCCGCTGGGCATCCGTCCGCTGGTGCTGGGCGAGCTCGACGGCCGCTACATGCTGGCCTCCGAGACCTGCGCCCTCGACATCATCGGCGCCCGCTTCGTGCGCGACATCGAGAACGGCGAGATCGTGGTGATCTCCGAGGAGGGGATCGAGTCGATCCGCTTCGCCGACGCCGTGCCGATGCGGCCCTGCATCTTCGAGTACATCTACTTCGCCCGGCCGGACTCGGTGGTGAACGGCAAGAGCGTCTACGCGGTGCGCAAGGCGATCGGCCGGGAGCTGGCCCGGGAGGCCTCCGTGGCGGCCGACATCGTCGTGCCGGTGCCGGATTCCGGCGTGCCGGCGGCACTCGGCTTCTCGCAGGAGACCGGGATCCCGTTCGAGATGGGGATCATCCGCAACCACTATGTCGGCCGGACCTTCATCCAGCCGACCCAGTCGGTGCGCGAGCTCGGCGTGCGGATGAAGCATTCGGCCAACCGCGCGGCGATCGAGGGCAAGAGCATCGTCCTCGTGGACGACAGCCTCGTGCGCGGCACGACCTCGGTGAAGATCGTCCGGATGATGCGCGAGGCCGGCGCCTCGGAGGTGCATTTCCGGATCGCCTCGCCGCCGATCACCTACCCGGATTTCTACGGGATCGACACGCCCGAGCGGGAGAAGCTACTCGCCGCGACCCACGATCTCGAGGGCATGCGCAAGTATATCGGCGCGGATTCGCTCGCCTTCCTGTCGATCCCCGGCCTCTACCGGGCGATGGGCGAGGAGGCGCGGGACGCGACCTGCCCGCAATACACCGACCATTGCTTCACGGGCGAGTACCCGACCGGCCTGACGGATCTCTCCATCGCCGGGCCGAAGCGCTTCGCCATGCTGGCCGAGGCGGACTGA
- a CDS encoding SDR family NAD(P)-dependent oxidoreductase, with translation MGRAAALALAGAGAHVIAVARTVGALEELDDAIRAAGSSATLVPFDLADYDAIDRLGAAINARWKRLDILVGNAGILGALMPIGHITPKIWGQVMDVNVTANWRLIRSLDPLLRMSDAGRAIFVSSGASSKCRPYWGPYSVSKAALEALVRTYAAENETTAIKAMLLNPGPLRTGMRRSAMPGEDPETLRTPEDLAPHFVRLAAPDWTETGKLYDFPTDRVLSFRAPE, from the coding sequence ATCGGGCGCGCCGCCGCCCTGGCGCTCGCCGGCGCCGGCGCCCACGTGATCGCGGTGGCGCGCACGGTCGGCGCCCTGGAGGAGCTGGACGACGCGATCCGCGCCGCCGGCTCCAGCGCCACGCTCGTGCCGTTCGACCTCGCCGATTACGACGCCATCGACCGGCTCGGTGCGGCGATCAACGCGCGCTGGAAGCGGCTCGACATCCTCGTCGGCAATGCCGGTATCCTCGGTGCGCTCATGCCGATCGGCCACATCACCCCGAAGATCTGGGGGCAGGTGATGGACGTGAACGTGACCGCCAACTGGCGCCTGATCCGCTCGCTGGACCCGCTGCTGCGCATGTCGGATGCGGGCCGGGCGATCTTCGTTTCTTCCGGGGCGTCGTCGAAGTGCCGGCCCTATTGGGGGCCGTACTCGGTCTCGAAGGCCGCGCTCGAGGCGCTGGTGCGCACCTACGCGGCGGAGAACGAGACCACGGCGATCAAGGCGATGCTGCTCAACCCGGGTCCCCTGCGCACCGGGATGCGCCGCTCGGCGATGCCGGGCGAGGATCCCGAAACGCTGCGGACGCCCGAGGACCTCGCACCGCATTTCGTGCGGCTCGCCGCCCCGGACTGGACCGAGACCGGCAAGCTCTACGACTTCCCCACCGACCGGGTGCTGAGTTTCCGCGCACCCGAATGA
- a CDS encoding dihydrofolate reductase yields MIDVRCICAIGLRGQLGLNGHLPWEGNTDPLFVEDVTRFFALTMGHVLIAGPKTVASVPEFAFKDRTIDVIRSHEDPEEVLKRYPGRRIFVGGGIAVWNVYAKYIQNWDITRLPYDGEADRWFDPAWLVGGPLRAA; encoded by the coding sequence ATGATCGACGTCCGCTGCATCTGCGCGATCGGCCTGCGCGGCCAGCTCGGCCTCAACGGCCACCTGCCCTGGGAGGGGAACACCGACCCGCTGTTCGTCGAGGACGTGACGCGCTTCTTCGCGCTCACCATGGGCCACGTGCTCATCGCCGGGCCGAAGACCGTGGCCTCGGTGCCCGAATTCGCCTTCAAGGACCGCACCATCGACGTGATCCGCAGCCACGAGGATCCCGAAGAGGTGCTCAAGCGCTACCCGGGCCGGCGGATCTTCGTGGGCGGCGGCATCGCGGTGTGGAACGTCTACGCCAAGTACATCCAGAACTGGGACATCACGCGCCTGCCCTATGACGGCGAGGCCGACCGCTGGTTCGATCCCGCGTGGCTCGTCGGCGGCCCGCTGCGGGCAGCCTGA
- a CDS encoding LysR family transcriptional regulator: MDLDDLHIFRCVVREGGVTRAASLLHRVPSNVTTRIKQFEERLGVALFRRQGRNLALTEAGRTLLGHAEKLLDLADLAEQELRSGVVGGLLRLGSLESAAGARLPPILSAFHARYPDVTIELRTGTTRALLQQLERFEVEAAFVSEPFERGKLSSVPAFDEHLVLITGRTAPRAGRSAALGGQTVVAFPHGCSYRQRLIEWLAEQGTAPARILEMSSYHAIVACVAAGTGVAIIPTEVLDQAVVGHAVERHPLPAHLRLNRTHLVWSGEASAPLQALMALLPPAAGAARSVEPAPQAARSGPPTSHAGSNQRSASPS; encoded by the coding sequence ATGGACCTGGACGACCTGCACATCTTCCGCTGCGTGGTGCGGGAGGGCGGCGTGACGCGGGCCGCGAGCCTGCTCCATCGCGTGCCGTCGAACGTCACCACCCGGATCAAGCAGTTCGAGGAGCGCCTCGGGGTCGCCCTGTTCCGCCGCCAGGGCCGCAACCTCGCCCTGACCGAAGCCGGACGGACGCTCCTGGGCCACGCCGAGAAGCTTCTGGACCTGGCGGACCTCGCCGAGCAGGAGCTGCGCAGCGGCGTCGTGGGCGGGCTGCTGCGGCTGGGCTCGCTGGAGAGTGCCGCCGGCGCCCGGCTGCCGCCGATCCTATCGGCCTTCCACGCGCGCTACCCCGACGTGACCATCGAGCTGAGAACGGGCACGACCCGTGCGCTGCTCCAGCAGCTGGAGCGTTTCGAGGTCGAGGCGGCCTTCGTGTCCGAACCGTTCGAACGCGGGAAGCTGTCGTCGGTGCCGGCCTTCGACGAACATTTGGTGCTGATTACCGGACGGACGGCCCCGCGCGCCGGCCGCTCCGCCGCGCTGGGCGGGCAGACCGTCGTGGCGTTCCCGCACGGCTGCTCCTACCGCCAGCGCCTGATCGAGTGGCTTGCCGAACAGGGCACTGCGCCCGCGCGGATCCTGGAGATGAGCTCGTATCACGCCATCGTGGCCTGCGTGGCCGCCGGCACCGGGGTCGCGATCATCCCGACCGAGGTGCTCGATCAGGCGGTGGTGGGGCATGCGGTCGAGCGCCATCCGCTGCCGGCGCATCTGCGCCTCAATCGGACCCATCTCGTCTGGTCGGGGGAGGCCAGCGCACCGCTGCAGGCGCTGATGGCGCTGCTTCCCCCGGCGGCCGGGGCGGCGCGGTCCGTGGAACCCGCGCCTCAGGCTGCCCGCAGCGGGCCGCCGACGAGCCACGCGGGATCGAACCAGCGGTCGGCCTCGCCGTCATAG
- a CDS encoding YbfB/YjiJ family MFS transporter, with amino-acid sequence MALWLPHVPRRRLWAAAQGIMALGTALPLVVQALWAVAVSAVCVGGTFMIATMAGLQLAREARPDNPTPLLARMTTAFAAGQIVGPLLVRGIGPGRWAGWDALSWAGALATLLLLLTALWLWRAARPDPTSVRPA; translated from the coding sequence GTGGCGCTGTGGCTGCCCCACGTACCGCGCCGGCGGCTCTGGGCGGCGGCCCAGGGCATCATGGCGCTCGGGACGGCCTTGCCCCTGGTCGTCCAGGCCCTCTGGGCGGTCGCGGTGTCGGCGGTCTGCGTGGGCGGCACCTTCATGATCGCCACCATGGCCGGCCTGCAATTGGCGCGTGAGGCGCGGCCCGACAACCCGACGCCCCTGCTCGCCCGAATGACCACCGCCTTCGCGGCCGGACAGATCGTCGGCCCGCTGCTCGTGCGCGGCATCGGTCCCGGTCGCTGGGCCGGCTGGGACGCGCTGAGCTGGGCCGGCGCGCTCGCGACGCTCCTGCTGCTCCTCACGGCCCTGTGGCTGTGGCGCGCCGCGCGACCGGACCCCACGAGCGTCCGGCCGGCCTGA